The following nucleotide sequence is from Corynebacterium hindlerae.
CGTGGACTTGCCGGAGCCGGATTCACCCACCAGCGCCAGCGTGGTGCCTTTGCGCAGATCGAAGGTGACGTCATCGACGGCCTTGAACTTCTTCTTGTCCCCCTTCGCACCTCGGACATCGAATTCCTTGGTCAGGTTCTCCACCCGGATCACCACCTCATCGGTGGCTACGTGCGGGGCAAGCAGTTCCTCCGACTCGATGCCGTGTTCCTGGGCAGAACGAATGCGGGCAGACGCCAGCGACGGTGCCGCCTTCACCAACCGCTTGGTGTAGGGGTGCTGGGGGTTTCGCAGAATCTGCAGCGACGGGCCAGACTCTACGACGCGCCCGCGGTGCATCACCACGAGGTGTTCCGCGCGCTCAGCAGCAAGGCCGAGGTCGTGCGTAATGAACAGCACCGCGGTACCCAGCTCCTTGGTGAGCCCTTCCAGGTGATCCAGGATGCGCTTTTGCACAGTGACGTCCAACGCGGAGGTCGGCTCGTCTGCGATCAGCAGCTTCGGGCGCGCTGCCATGCCGATTGCGATCAGGGCGCGCTGGCGCATACCACCCGAGAATTCGTGTGGGTACTGCTTAGAACGACGCTCGGCGTCGGGAAGCCCGGCCTCCTCGAGCAGCTCGGTGACACGCCCCTCCATCTCAGACCCCGGGACCACGTTGTTGGCCTTCAGGGATTCCTTGATCTGGGTGCCGATCTTCCACACTGGGTTCAGGTTGGACATTGGGTCCTGGGGCACCAGGCCGATGTCGGAGCCGCGGTGGGTTTCCATCTGCTTGCTGGACAGCCCAGCGAGGTCTTTACCTTCGAAGAGGATCTGTCCGCCGGTTACTCGCCCTGTTCCGGGGAGCAGCCCGATGATGGACATAGCGGTGGTGGATTTACCGGAACCGGATTCGCCCACGATAGCCACGGACTGGCCGGGATAAATCGTCAGGTTAACGCCACGCACGGCGTCGACGGTACCGGTGGAAGAGGTGAAGGAGATCTGGAGGTCCTTCAGCTCCAACAACGGAGCATCAGTGTTTCGGTCAGTCATGTCACCCTACTTCTTGCGGTTCTTCGGATCGAGCGCATCGCGGACGACATCGCCCATCATGATGAAGCTCAGTACGGTCAGTGCCAGACCCATCGCGGGCCAGAACAGCACCATGGGCTGGGTACGCAGCGAGGACTGCGCCTTGGAAATATCGCCACCCCAAGAGACGATGCTCGGTGGCAGACCAATGCCCAGGAAGGACAGCGTGGCCTCAGCCACGATGAAGGTGCCGAGCGCCACGGTGGCGTACACGATGATCGGCGCGGCAGCATTCGGTAGCACGTGGCTGGTCAGGATCTTCCAGCGCGACGCCCCCACCGCTCGGGCGGCGGTAACGAACTCTTCGTTCTTCACGCTCATCACAGCGCCACGGGTGATACGTGCGATATTGGTCCAGCCAAACAGGGCCAGAACGGCCACCACGGTGAAGATCGTGCGGTGTTCCTTGAACATCTGCATGACCACGATCGCAGCGAGCACCAGCGGGATCGCGTAGAAGATATCGGTGACACGGGACAGCAGCGTGTCCAGGAACCCGCCAAAGTAGCCGGCGAGTGCGCCGATGACGGTGCCGATCAGCACCACCAGCAAGGTGGTCAACACGCCCACGCTTACCGACGCCCGGGCGCCGTAAATCATGCGGGAGTAGATATCGCAGCCCTGGCGATCAAAGCCGAAGGGGTGGCCGGATTCAGGGCCATTAAGGGATTTGCTGAGCTCGCACATGCCAGGGTCGGTCGTGGTGAACAGCTGTGGCACCAGAGCTAGCGCAACCGCGATGAAGATCAATGCTGCGGATACCCAAAACAGTGGCCGGCGGCGGAGCTGGCGCCACGCTTCGCCCCAGACAGAAGAAGGTGCGGATTCGTCCGCGACGGCGTCGACCGCGCCGAGGCCGGTTTCGTCAGTTTCAGCGATGAAGTGTTCTTGGCCAGGTCGGGCCGCGAAAAAGGTGTTGTCGGTGTTAGACATAGCGAATCCTCGGGTCCAAAATGGCGTAGATCAGGTCAACGACAAGGTTGGCGAAAATGTAGACAATCACCAGCACGGTGGTGAAGGACACCACGGTGGCAGGCTCGCCTTTCACAATGGCCTGGTAGATCGTGCCACCAACGCCATTGATGCCGAAGATGCCTTCGGTGATAATCGCGCCGCCCATCAAAGCACCCAGGTCAGCGCCCAGGAAGGTGGCGACGGGGATTAATGAGTTACGCAGCACGTGACGACGAGTCACATCACTGCTCTTCAGGCCTTTTGCACGAGCGGTGCGCACGTAATCTGCGTTGAGGTTCTCGGACACCGATTGGCGCGTCAGGCGTAGCACATAGGCGAAAGACACGGCGCCCAAAACGATCGCGGGCATCAGTAGTGAAACGACATCCTCCCGCGATCCCACGGTGGTCGGTAGCCATTTGAGCTTCACGCCCACGACGAACTGGAATACGAAGCCAATGACGAAGGATGGCACTGCAATAACCAGCAGGGACAGCACCAACACGGTGGAGTCGAAAAAGCCTCCGCGACGCATACCTGCGATCACACCGAAACCTATGCCTAACACGGCTTCAAAGATCAGGGCCATCACAGCAAGTTTGATGGTGACTGGGAAGGCATTTGCCATTGCTTCTGCGACAGGACGTCCGGAGAATGTGGTGCCGAAGTCCAGCATGAAAATGCCCTTGATGTAGAGCAGATATTGAACGAGGAACGGTTTATCGAGGTTGTAATCCGCGCGGATTTTGGCAGCAGCTGCCTCGGAAAGACCACGATCGCCGCCGAGGGCCTGAACTGGGTCACCAGGCATCAAAAAGACGAGGGCGTAAATAAGCAATGTTGCTCCGAAGAAGACCGGGATCATCTGGAGCAAACGTCGCCCGACATAACGCAACATAAGGTTTCCTTGGGTAAAGGGGGCAAGTTCGCAAGATTAAGCGAAGCTAATCACTATATTTCAACACTTCACTAAAAATACCACGAGCCCCCAGTTCTGCTGCGGAGCATCACTCGGGGCTCAAGTTAGTGGGTACACTGAGGCGAAATATTACTTCTTGGTGATGTTCTGGTATTCCGGAACGGACTTCCAGTTGAACTTCACGTTGTCAACGTTCTCACCGTAACCCCCGGTGACGTTGGAGTACCACAGTGGGATGGAAGGCAGGTCAGTAAACAGGATCTCCTGAATCTGGTTGTACTTCTCGTTTGCTTCCTCAACAGACGCCGCTGCAGCAGCTTCCCTCAGCAGCTTATCCACCTCAGGGTTGGAGTAGTCACCATCGTTGGAGGAGGCGCCAGTAGCGTACAGCGGGGTCAGGAAGTTGTTCAGACCTGGGTAGTCTGCCTGCCAGCCGGTACGGAACGCGGTGGCGATGGTACGGTTGGTCACTTCGTCACGCAGGGACTTGAAGTCTGGGTAAGGTGCACCTTCGGCATCAATGCCCAGGGTGTTCTTGATGGAGTTCGCAGTGGCGTCTGCCCATGCCTGGTGGCCGCCGTCAGCGTTGTAGGCAATGGCGAACTTGCCGGTCCATGGAGAGATCTCGTCAGCCTTGGCCCAGAGCTCCTTTGCCTTCGCTGGGTCGTACTTCAGCACTGACGCGCCCTTGAGGGTGTCGGAGTGGCCATCGATCACTGGGGAGGTGAAGTCCGTGGCAGGAGTGCGGGTGCCTTCGAAGATCTTGTCGGTGATCTCTTCGCGGTTGATAGCAAGGGAGATCGCCTGACGACGCAGCTTGCCTTCCTCACCGGAGAAGTGCTCAAGCTTCTCTGGGATGGTGAAAGACTGGAAAATAGCTGCAGCCTGATTTACGCCACGGCCGTCGAGCTCGGTCTCGAACTGGGAGAAGGCGGAGTCTGGAACTGCATCCAGAACATCAAGGTTGCCGGAGAGCAGGTCGGCGTAAGCGGCATCCTGCTTCGGGTAGAAGGTGAACTTCACGCCGTCGTTCTTAGCCTTGCGCTCGCCAGCGTAGTTCTCGTTAGGAACAATGGTGATGGAGCTGTTGTGCTCCCAGCTCTCCAGCTTGTATGGGCCGTTGGAGACTGGCATCTCGCCCTGTTTCTCCATGTCATCATAAGCGGAGTCAGGCAGTGGGAAGAATGCGGAGTACCCGAGGCGCAGCTCGAAGTCGGAGGTTGGTTCAGCGAGTTCGACGGTGAAGGTCTTGTCGTCGACAACCTTCAGGCCTTCCATTTCCTTCTTGCCCTCTTCAAAACCCTTGATGGGTTCGAAGAAGTAAGCGCTCTGCAGTGAGTTCTCCATGGCGTAGTTCCACGCCTTGACAAAGTTCTCGGCCTTAACCGTAGAACCGTCAGAGAACTTCTGGTCTGCCTTCAAGGTGATTTTGTAGTTAGTGTCGTCGATCTTTTCAATCTTCTCGGCCAGCTCGTTGTGAACCTTGCCGTCGGTGTCATAGTACACCAGACCTGCGAAGATCATATCGATGACGCGACCGCCACCGGTTTCGGTGGTATTGGCAGGAATCAGCGGGTTCTGTGGTTCAGAGCCGTTGGTAAGCACGAGGCCGCCACCGGCACCAGAGCCAGAGTCGCTGGAGCCACATGCTGCCAGGCCAAATGCGAGGGCTGCCGCAGACACTGCAGCCAGGGACTTCTTCAAAATCATGAACTTTCCTCCATGGTGACATGGCTCCCGGGTTCAAGAGCCAGACCGAGCTGATTGCATGAGCGGGTCTACTAAATCAGCTACCCACGCCTAGAGTGACGCAGTTCATACCTGTTTACAGAATTAACTCATGCAACACAACTTCTTCCCTGAACTTTGCCACACTGCGCTCTGCATATGCAACCTCGTTAAATGCACTTTAGTTGAATTAATTCTTTTCTTAGCTTCAGGGTGCACCTAGGACTTTCCAACCTTTGCCAGTAGAAATCCAGACTTTCACCGGCAAAACACCATGACAAATCAACAATGACGGCCGCATAATATTCACCCCCGCTGGCCAGTCACCTGTTCAACAATCAACTATAAGGGTGAGGTCTACTGGGACTGATTGCGAAAGGAACTCCTCCTCTTGCACCGCCCACATGTCCCACCACTCCGCGAAATCTGGATCACGAGACAGCGCCCGACGCTTGCGTATGTGCGCAGCGCAATCGATCCGTACGCTAAGGGCAGGGCCACGCAGCCGAGCCGCAGCTACCGAAGCCGCAGTAACCGCCCCGACGCCTTCCACGATCAACGGCTCCCCGGGATCTAACGACACCCACTGGCCGGGCTCTGAAAGCTCCCAATTCCAGCGTCGAAAACCTGGCTGATCCAAACGCAGCACATCGCGCGCCACCATCTGCGCCCCCGCAGCAAGGCCCCACCAGCCCGGATAGAAGTCATCCATGTGCACGACACGCCAGCCCAGTTTGCAGCCCAGTTCAGTGGCATACGTCGTCTTTCCCGATCCCGAGCGACCATCGACCAAAATAGTAGGCGCTACCATTTAAGCCCCCAGGAAACGGAACTCGCCTACATACACAGCCACCACGATCGATAAGATTCCGCAGCATAAGGCCACTGCAAGCACCACCCAATCGATGAACGAGAGCGTCGATACGCGCGCATGCGACCGTGGCGTTTCCCCACCGAAACCGCGTGCTTCCATCGCCGTGGCCAGCTTGGTGCCACGCCGAATCGCGAGCACCAGCAGAGAAAAAGCCATTCCCAGAGCGCCCCGGATACGTCCCACGTCAGCCACTCCCCTCGCGCGACGCGCCCGTGCCAATGCCGCCCAGTCACGCTGGAAGAGAGTCATGAGCCGAACCCCTGCCACGCTGCCGATCACAAAGCGTTCCGGAAGTTTCCATACCTGCGCCAGACCGTCACCGAGTTCCGTTGGATCGATCCCGCGAGTCAACACGATCACCGGCAGGGCGACCGCGAGAATGCGGAGCATGATCGCAACAGCCAACTGCAAGGAATTGTCCGTGACATGGGCGAACGCGAAGGAAAAATACTCGTGGCCCTCCGGGCGACCGTACAGCGCCATCGATAGCCCCGCGATCGGAGTGGCAACGAAAATAGGCACAGCGCGCTTAAGCAACACCCACCAGCTCATGCCGCACAGGGGCGCATAGACCAAGATGAGGGCCAGCGCCACCGTGGCCGACACCCAGTCCACGCTCAGCAACAACGGTGTGGTGAACAGCAGCAACGCCCCCAGCCGAGTCACGGGATTAGTGTTTGCCAGGACGTTCACTTGCACACCTCGATCCTATGATCGCCGAGCAGCCGAATGTATAAGTCATCGTGGGTAATCGCGGCGACAGCAGTTCCGCTAGCTGTCAGTTCGCGAAGCAACTGCACCAGCTGCAAGAAGGTCCGCCGGTCCTGACCAAAAGTCGGTTCATCCAATATGAGCACCCGCGGAGTGCTCACCAACGCCGTCGCGACAGAAAGCCGACGTTTCTGGCCACCCGAGAGCGTAAACGGATTCGCGGCAGCCAAATGCGCCAGCCCTAACCGCTCCAGCAGCTCACCGGCTTTATCTTTAGCGTCTTGGGGCGCAGGAGGCAGCGAGGACCAGGGCCACCTACGCCCAGCACCGCGCGCCCGGGCAGCAAGCAGCATCTCCTGCTCCACCGAGCTGGTCAGAAATTGGTGTTCTGGGTCCTGGAATACAAACCCAATCCGCTGCGCGAGCGTCGCCGAACTCCACTTATGCGGCAGGCCGTTAAAACCGGTCACCGTCACTTCTCCCGACAGCGGTGGCAGCAAACCAGCCATCGTCAAAGCCAGGGTGCTCTTCCCGGCCCCATTTGCACCGGTGATCACCGTCGATGCTCCTTCCGGTAAAACCACAGAATGGGGTGCGCCAACCGGGGTGGACCATCCCACCACGAGGTCTTGAGTGCGTAGCGCGGGAGAGCCAGGGGGCACCAGCGATCCAGTCAGGGGCTCTGCCAGGTACCTTTCCGGCACCCACATACCCGCCTCGGCCAACTCGGTGCCGTGGCGGTCAAAGAGTTCGGGCAGTGGGGCGTCGTAAAGCAGCGTGCCTTCCTTGCTGATCACCAACCCCCGCGTTGCCACATCCAGCCACGTCGAAACTTGATGCTCCACCACAATCAGTGTGGCACCAGTCTCCGTAACCACATCCGCGATGGCCCGCTGCACGTCCCGAACTCCCTCGGGGTCCAGATTCGCCGTCGGTTCATCCAGAACGATGAGCCGAGCCCCCATCGCGATCACACCGGCCAACGCCAGACGCTGCTTCTGCCCGCCGGATAACTGTGCGGTCGGGTGGTCCAAGGGCAGATCCAAACCAACCAGCTGAAGTGCTTTCGGTACTCGCCGCCAGATCTCCTCGCGGCTGACACCGAGATTCTCGCAGCCAAACGCCACATCATCCCCCACGCGGGAGGCGATCACCTGCGAATCCGGGTCCTGGAGCACCATCCCCACCAGACCACGAGCCGCCGGATCCCGAACATCCAGGCCATCGACGGTCAAAGAGCCATAAAAATCACCCTCGTCGTCCCCGCCCAACACCCCGGCGATCGCGGTCAGCAACGTCGACTTCCCCGCGCCCGACTCACCCATAAGCAGCACGCGCTCCCCCGGCGCGATCTCAAAACTTATATCGTGCAGCGCGGGCTTTTTCCGGCTAGCGTGACGCCACCCAAAGCCACGCGCCATCACACCTGCGCCACGCATAGCGACGTTAAACCAGTTTTCGCTGTTCGCGTCCTGCCGCAAAGCGATCAAGGGCGCCAGTAGCCGCCAAAGCTCGCATCAGAATAAACCCGACCACACCGGCGAGGATCGCACCGGAAATAGTGAGGGAAATCAGGTAGATCAAGTTGAACGTCGCGCCCTTAGCTAGGTTGCCGAACACCAACAGCTCAATGACGAACGCACCCCACGCAGCACCGATACCAGCGGAAATCGAGTTAACAATATTGAAGTGTCGGTACGCGAAGATCAGGAACACCAGCTCAGCTCCCAAGCCCTGCGCGAGTCCTGACCAGAGTGTCTCAATTCCCCACTGGTTGCCCAGCAATGCCGAGACGATGGCGGCCAGAACCTCAACAAAAACCGCGGCACCAGCCTTGCGAATGATCAGTCCGCCGAGCACACCGCCCAGCAACCAAATACCTACCGCAACGCCACCAAATCCCGGAGTCAGCGCATTCATCGCCTCGTACCAGGCATATCCTGCTGAGTTCCATACGAAGAAAATGAGGCCGCAGGCCACGCCCAGTACAACGGCCACCAAAATATCAACAACGCGCCACTTAGCCACGTCTTTCCTCCCTCTCGCCGGCATTACCCGGATCAGGTGCTACGGTTCACACGTTTCGTGTATCTCAGCCTTCGTCGCGCGATTGCGCTCAGGCACCCGTGTAGTTCACTTTTATGCGAAAATTACTCTATCAGTCTTGGGAAGCAGCGTATTGTTCGCTCCCGGGTTCCCCGTCACTGCGACGCCATGTCACGACCAGCTCGTCTTTCGCGCCGAATCGCACCAGGTGCGATCCCACTACCTTCTCGAAGCGGGGGATCAACCGTTCCGGGGCCTCAATGTGGATAAGGAGGGTGGATTCGGCGGCAACGAGACTGACCTGAATGCGACCGTCGAAAGCCTTCTTGGGATTGTCGGCCTCTGCCCCTTCACCGATGAACGTGATGTTTCCGCAACCGTCGTCGCTGCTCCAGTGGCCTTCATTGGTTGCACTGAAGTGCGACACTAATTGCTTGGCGTAGCGTGCTGGGCGTGCGGTTGCTACCCGTGCTGTCGTCGTTGCGTGTACTTCTCCAGTCATGCACACAGTGTAGTAGGTTTGGGTAACCTAACCCTAATTATCGGGTGGTAGGCTCATTGTTTCCTCCTGGTTAACCGCACGAATCGCTGCCAGCCAGGGTAAGATGTGCGTTTGGTTTTGTTGCCGATGAAAGGGACGTGTGATGGCTGGCGGACTCGCTGCTTTGCTTGATGATGTCGCTGCGATTGCTAAAGTTGCCGCCGCCAACGTCGATGATGTCGCGGTCAATGCTGCGAAGACCAGCGCGAAGGCCGCTGGCGTGGTTGTTGACGACGCCGCTGTCACTCCGCAGTATGTGAGTGGGGTGACACCCGCCCGGGAAATTCCGATCATTTGGCGGATCGCCAAGGGTTCTCTGGTGAACAAGTTGGTGTTCATCCTGCCGGTAGCGCTCGCGCTGAGCGTGTGGGCGCCGTGGGCGCTGACCCCGATTTTGATGCTTGGTGGCTCCTTCCTGTGCTTTGAAGGCATGGAAAAGGTCATCGAGAAGTTCTCCGGAGATCACTCGCATGCCGCTTCTGTACAAACAGAGCCGCAGGATGAAAACAAGTTGGTGCGCAGCGCCATCACCACCGACCTCATTTTGTCCGCAGAAATCATGGTGATTTCCCTCAATGCCGTCACTGATCTCAGCTTCCCTATGCGCACCGCCGTACTCGTCTTGGTCGCCATCGGCATCACCCTCCTGGTATATGGGGCGGTGGGGCTGCTGGTGAAGATGGACGATATCGGCCTGCGGATGGCAGCGCGGGAGGATGCCGGCTCGCAGAAAATGGGCCGCGCGCTTGTCGACGCCATGCCCAAACTCCTCACCGCTATCGCTGTGATCGGCACCTTTGCCATGCTGTGGGTCGGTGGGCACATTGTGCTTGTTGGCCTCGCAGAGCTGGGATGGACACCGCTTTATGGCTTCGTCCACCACCTGGAAACCATGGTTCCCGCAGGCTTCCTCGCTTGGTGCGTTAACACCTTTTTCTCGTTGATCCTGGGCGCGGTGTGGGGCGGTATCATCGCCGGGATTGTCCATGTCACCCCACTCAAGCGATCCCACTAATTGCCCCCTAGGCAAAGAGCAGCAGGCTGATGGCCATGATCGCCATCCCGACGATCAACCCATAAATAGCAGCGTGGTGGCGCCCCGTCGCAACGGCAGTGGGGAGCAGTTCATCTATTGAGATGAACACCATGATTCCCGCCACGGCACCAAAAGCAATCCCTAGCGTCATCGGTCCGAGCAGCGGCAAGAGCAGCAGGAATCCCACCAGCGCGCCGATGGGCTCTGCCAATCCTGTAAGCGCCGCCCAAGTAAATGCGCGTTTGCGGGAACCCGTCGCCTGCCACATCTGGATCGCCACAGCGATACCCTCCGGGATGTTGTGAAGGGCAATAGCGGCGGCAGTCATAATGCCCATATT
It contains:
- a CDS encoding ABC transporter permease — translated: MSNTDNTFFAARPGQEHFIAETDETGLGAVDAVADESAPSSVWGEAWRQLRRRPLFWVSAALIFIAVALALVPQLFTTTDPGMCELSKSLNGPESGHPFGFDRQGCDIYSRMIYGARASVSVGVLTTLLVVLIGTVIGALAGYFGGFLDTLLSRVTDIFYAIPLVLAAIVVMQMFKEHRTIFTVVAVLALFGWTNIARITRGAVMSVKNEEFVTAARAVGASRWKILTSHVLPNAAAPIIVYATVALGTFIVAEATLSFLGIGLPPSIVSWGGDISKAQSSLRTQPMVLFWPAMGLALTVLSFIMMGDVVRDALDPKNRKK
- a CDS encoding ABC transporter ATP-binding protein, with amino-acid sequence MTDRNTDAPLLELKDLQISFTSSTGTVDAVRGVNLTIYPGQSVAIVGESGSGKSTTAMSIIGLLPGTGRVTGGQILFEGKDLAGLSSKQMETHRGSDIGLVPQDPMSNLNPVWKIGTQIKESLKANNVVPGSEMEGRVTELLEEAGLPDAERRSKQYPHEFSGGMRQRALIAIGMAARPKLLIADEPTSALDVTVQKRILDHLEGLTKELGTAVLFITHDLGLAAERAEHLVVMHRGRVVESGPSLQILRNPQHPYTKRLVKAAPSLASARIRSAQEHGIESEELLAPHVATDEVVIRVENLTKEFDVRGAKGDKKKFKAVDDVTFDLRKGTTLALVGESGSGKSTVANMVLNLLPVTSGKVLYKGTDLTSLNSKELFDMRRKLQVVFQNPYGSLDPMYSIFRCIEEPLAVHGVGSRKEREKRVAELLDMVAMPRSTMRRYPNELSGGQRQRIAVARALALNPEVIILDEAVSALDVLVQNQILKLLSSLQEELGLSYLFITHDLAVVRQTADDVAVMKQGKLVELGTADEIFANPQEDYTRNLIDSVPGLGIELGTSV
- a CDS encoding peptide ABC transporter substrate-binding protein; amino-acid sequence: MILKKSLAAVSAAALAFGLAACGSSDSGSGAGGGLVLTNGSEPQNPLIPANTTETGGGRVIDMIFAGLVYYDTDGKVHNELAEKIEKIDDTNYKITLKADQKFSDGSTVKAENFVKAWNYAMENSLQSAYFFEPIKGFEEGKKEMEGLKVVDDKTFTVELAEPTSDFELRLGYSAFFPLPDSAYDDMEKQGEMPVSNGPYKLESWEHNSSITIVPNENYAGERKAKNDGVKFTFYPKQDAAYADLLSGNLDVLDAVPDSAFSQFETELDGRGVNQAAAIFQSFTIPEKLEHFSGEEGKLRRQAISLAINREEITDKIFEGTRTPATDFTSPVIDGHSDTLKGASVLKYDPAKAKELWAKADEISPWTGKFAIAYNADGGHQAWADATANSIKNTLGIDAEGAPYPDFKSLRDEVTNRTIATAFRTGWQADYPGLNNFLTPLYATGASSNDGDYSNPEVDKLLREAAAAASVEEANEKYNQIQEILFTDLPSIPLWYSNVTGGYGENVDNVKFNWKSVPEYQNITKK
- a CDS encoding ZIP family metal transporter, with translation MMATQLLIAFALTLAAGLSTAIGGLVVLKKKQLSDRFLATSLGFSAGVMLWVSFAEIVPKATQNLSEAFGDRGEAAAVAAFFGGVLLIALIDRLVPDVVNPPEQHEAGGVDVRKLGNMGIMTAAAIALHNIPEGIAVAIQMWQATGSRKRAFTWAALTGLAEPIGALVGFLLLLPLLGPMTLGIAFGAVAGIMVFISIDELLPTAVATGRHHAAIYGLIVGMAIMAISLLLFA
- a CDS encoding energy-coupling factor transporter transmembrane component T family protein, whose translation is MNVLANTNPVTRLGALLLFTTPLLLSVDWVSATVALALILVYAPLCGMSWWVLLKRAVPIFVATPIAGLSMALYGRPEGHEYFSFAFAHVTDNSLQLAVAIMLRILAVALPVIVLTRGIDPTELGDGLAQVWKLPERFVIGSVAGVRLMTLFQRDWAALARARRARGVADVGRIRGALGMAFSLLVLAIRRGTKLATAMEARGFGGETPRSHARVSTLSFIDWVVLAVALCCGILSIVVAVYVGEFRFLGA
- a CDS encoding DUF2218 domain-containing protein, with amino-acid sequence MTGEVHATTTARVATARPARYAKQLVSHFSATNEGHWSSDDGCGNITFIGEGAEADNPKKAFDGRIQVSLVAAESTLLIHIEAPERLIPRFEKVVGSHLVRFGAKDELVVTWRRSDGEPGSEQYAASQD
- a CDS encoding ABC transporter ATP-binding protein, yielding MRGAGVMARGFGWRHASRKKPALHDISFEIAPGERVLLMGESGAGKSTLLTAIAGVLGGDDEGDFYGSLTVDGLDVRDPAARGLVGMVLQDPDSQVIASRVGDDVAFGCENLGVSREEIWRRVPKALQLVGLDLPLDHPTAQLSGGQKQRLALAGVIAMGARLIVLDEPTANLDPEGVRDVQRAIADVVTETGATLIVVEHQVSTWLDVATRGLVISKEGTLLYDAPLPELFDRHGTELAEAGMWVPERYLAEPLTGSLVPPGSPALRTQDLVVGWSTPVGAPHSVVLPEGASTVITGANGAGKSTLALTMAGLLPPLSGEVTVTGFNGLPHKWSSATLAQRIGFVFQDPEHQFLTSSVEQEMLLAARARGAGRRWPWSSLPPAPQDAKDKAGELLERLGLAHLAAANPFTLSGGQKRRLSVATALVSTPRVLILDEPTFGQDRRTFLQLVQLLRELTASGTAVAAITHDDLYIRLLGDHRIEVCK
- a CDS encoding ABC transporter permease; protein product: MLRYVGRRLLQMIPVFFGATLLIYALVFLMPGDPVQALGGDRGLSEAAAAKIRADYNLDKPFLVQYLLYIKGIFMLDFGTTFSGRPVAEAMANAFPVTIKLAVMALIFEAVLGIGFGVIAGMRRGGFFDSTVLVLSLLVIAVPSFVIGFVFQFVVGVKLKWLPTTVGSREDVVSLLMPAIVLGAVSFAYVLRLTRQSVSENLNADYVRTARAKGLKSSDVTRRHVLRNSLIPVATFLGADLGALMGGAIITEGIFGINGVGGTIYQAIVKGEPATVVSFTTVLVIVYIFANLVVDLIYAILDPRIRYV
- a CDS encoding DUF808 domain-containing protein: MAGGLAALLDDVAAIAKVAAANVDDVAVNAAKTSAKAAGVVVDDAAVTPQYVSGVTPAREIPIIWRIAKGSLVNKLVFILPVALALSVWAPWALTPILMLGGSFLCFEGMEKVIEKFSGDHSHAASVQTEPQDENKLVRSAITTDLILSAEIMVISLNAVTDLSFPMRTAVLVLVAIGITLLVYGAVGLLVKMDDIGLRMAAREDAGSQKMGRALVDAMPKLLTAIAVIGTFAMLWVGGHIVLVGLAELGWTPLYGFVHHLETMVPAGFLAWCVNTFFSLILGAVWGGIIAGIVHVTPLKRSH
- a CDS encoding nucleoside/nucleotide kinase family protein produces the protein MVAPTILVDGRSGSGKTTYATELGCKLGWRVVHMDDFYPGWWGLAAGAQMVARDVLRLDQPGFRRWNWELSEPGQWVSLDPGEPLIVEGVGAVTAASVAAARLRGPALSVRIDCAAHIRKRRALSRDPDFAEWWDMWAVQEEEFLSQSVPVDLTLIVDC
- a CDS encoding ECF transporter S component, with the translated sequence MPARGRKDVAKWRVVDILVAVVLGVACGLIFFVWNSAGYAWYEAMNALTPGFGGVAVGIWLLGGVLGGLIIRKAGAAVFVEVLAAIVSALLGNQWGIETLWSGLAQGLGAELVFLIFAYRHFNIVNSISAGIGAAWGAFVIELLVFGNLAKGATFNLIYLISLTISGAILAGVVGFILMRALAATGALDRFAAGREQRKLV